A genome region from Aureimonas sp. AU20 includes the following:
- a CDS encoding beta strand repeat-containing protein, with product MAQLAFDATFYLSQNPDVAAAISRGIFTSAEQHYNTFGRFESRNPSAYFDTAFYLSQNPDVAAARVNPFAHFLQFGAAEGRFANNTADAALDTDNNNRANEFDAATYLAANQDVAQNVGTGKAFATAYQHYILFGQFETRSGVPAAGPFTNTGVAPNTGTTSVLTVNTDSLTGTSGNDTFRGDNTTVQAADTINGGSGRDTFAYTDTSANGVNPTLTTTAVEVISIRNINGTAAVNGATEVATVTFTDLTAGQTVVIAGRTVTAGGTGATAADVRDAFLSGNTTPVGGATPSGTLTGYAGANGSGANAVLTSSTAGNVTDASNTGTGVANINIQQGVTAVTGSQTPISVSAANFVGATDFVSDNSTGIVSFNGLSQGQNITVNGNGVTANGNVNASYGATATSSTVNVTGGTTTGAVTLTGSGLTTATVVSSGAANTLGAIDLAASKTININAATALTAASIATTGTESTLNITGAGKTTITGALDTDFTNVNASTNTGGVALTLSSTTTTKVIGGTGADTFTTGSALTTGTVDAGAGTDTLVVSNSAHLATAALGAKYTNFELLQVQDGVSVDLGNISGITGVRINDAGNATSVTGLSAAQAANVSILAADSANGTITIGLTNATAAGQIDSVNATLTTVTTGSNPAAQSINLTGLTLAGVEKLALTGTGTVTSNTGAVTFTTTNATSLDTITFSNAGNGNSITIAAGHTATNLVVDASASAGSITINASAYATSTGATLRGGAGNDTITGSGRADIIVGGAGNDTIRGGAGADVLTGGAGNDKFVFGASESSVSAVHTITDLNLGSNAATGAVDGLQFAQSGASGVAGAGVTIVTLTAAQQTAVSGAADLATAVNALLATGGAANAAGSVAQFTYGSDTYILHSGSTDNATFAATDHLVKVTGLAGTLDASDITLFA from the coding sequence ATGGCACAGCTTGCGTTTGACGCGACCTTCTACCTCTCGCAAAACCCGGACGTCGCTGCTGCGATCTCGCGCGGTATTTTCACAAGCGCGGAACAGCACTACAATACGTTCGGTCGCTTTGAGAGCCGCAACCCGAGCGCTTACTTCGACACTGCCTTCTATCTTTCACAGAATCCGGATGTCGCTGCTGCTCGCGTCAATCCGTTCGCGCATTTCCTCCAGTTCGGCGCTGCAGAAGGCCGCTTTGCGAATAACACCGCTGACGCAGCCCTCGACACCGACAATAATAACCGCGCTAACGAATTCGACGCTGCTACCTACCTCGCTGCCAACCAGGACGTCGCTCAAAACGTTGGCACCGGCAAAGCATTCGCAACGGCATACCAGCACTACATTCTGTTCGGCCAGTTTGAGACACGTTCTGGCGTTCCAGCTGCAGGTCCGTTCACCAACACCGGTGTTGCGCCTAACACTGGTACGACATCTGTGTTGACGGTCAATACGGATAGTCTCACTGGTACGAGCGGGAACGATACGTTCCGGGGCGATAACACAACGGTTCAAGCTGCTGACACCATCAACGGTGGATCGGGGCGGGACACGTTTGCGTACACGGATACTTCCGCTAACGGCGTAAATCCGACGCTCACAACGACCGCTGTAGAAGTTATCAGCATTCGCAACATCAACGGCACCGCTGCTGTCAATGGTGCTACTGAGGTTGCGACTGTCACGTTTACAGATCTGACTGCCGGCCAGACCGTTGTTATCGCCGGTCGTACTGTGACCGCAGGCGGCACCGGAGCTACCGCAGCCGACGTTCGTGATGCTTTCCTTAGCGGCAATACCACCCCGGTCGGTGGGGCAACTCCGTCTGGAACCTTGACTGGTTATGCCGGTGCAAATGGCTCTGGCGCAAATGCTGTCCTTACTAGCAGCACTGCTGGCAACGTGACCGATGCTTCAAATACCGGCACCGGCGTTGCTAACATCAACATTCAGCAAGGCGTGACTGCGGTTACTGGTTCGCAGACCCCGATTTCGGTTTCTGCGGCGAATTTCGTTGGAGCAACGGATTTCGTTTCCGACAACTCGACCGGCATTGTTTCGTTCAATGGCCTTTCGCAGGGCCAGAACATCACTGTGAACGGCAATGGCGTTACTGCGAACGGTAACGTAAACGCTTCTTATGGTGCTACTGCCACGTCTTCGACTGTCAACGTCACTGGTGGAACAACTACCGGTGCGGTCACCTTGACAGGTTCAGGTCTCACGACGGCTACAGTTGTTTCGTCTGGTGCAGCAAACACCCTGGGTGCGATCGACCTTGCGGCCTCCAAGACCATCAACATTAATGCTGCAACCGCGCTTACCGCTGCCAGCATTGCTACGACTGGTACCGAAAGCACGCTGAACATTACGGGTGCCGGCAAGACCACCATCACTGGCGCTCTTGATACCGACTTCACGAATGTCAACGCGTCCACGAACACCGGCGGCGTCGCTCTGACACTGAGCTCCACCACGACTACAAAAGTCATTGGTGGTACGGGCGCTGACACGTTCACCACGGGTTCGGCTTTGACGACTGGTACCGTGGATGCTGGCGCCGGAACAGATACCCTGGTTGTATCGAACAGTGCACATCTCGCGACCGCCGCGCTTGGTGCGAAGTACACCAACTTCGAACTGCTTCAGGTTCAGGATGGGGTGAGCGTTGATTTGGGGAACATCTCGGGCATCACCGGTGTCCGGATCAACGACGCTGGTAACGCCACTAGCGTGACCGGTCTGTCGGCCGCTCAGGCTGCTAACGTTTCTATTCTTGCAGCGGACAGCGCGAATGGCACAATCACAATTGGCTTGACCAACGCTACGGCAGCTGGCCAGATTGACTCGGTTAACGCGACGCTGACGACTGTTACAACCGGATCTAACCCTGCAGCACAGTCGATCAACCTTACAGGCCTTACACTCGCTGGCGTTGAAAAGCTGGCGTTGACGGGAACCGGTACTGTAACCTCTAACACGGGCGCTGTTACGTTTACGACCACGAACGCAACATCCTTGGACACCATTACCTTCAGTAACGCAGGTAACGGCAACAGCATCACGATTGCAGCAGGCCACACCGCAACAAACTTGGTTGTTGATGCTTCGGCATCGGCTGGTTCGATCACCATCAATGCCTCTGCCTACGCAACTTCCACTGGTGCAACGCTCCGGGGCGGCGCTGGTAACGACACGATCACGGGTTCTGGACGTGCTGACATCATCGTGGGTGGTGCCGGCAATGATACGATCCGTGGCGGTGCTGGTGCGGACGTACTGACCGGCGGCGCAGGCAACGATAAGTTCGTTTTTGGAGCAAGTGAGTCGTCTGTTTCCGCGGTTCATACGATCACGGATCTCAATCTTGGTTCGAATGCTGCAACAGGTGCTGTTGATGGGCTTCAGTTTGCCCAGTCTGGCGCGTCGGGCGTTGCGGGTGCTGGTGTAACCATTGTTACGCTGACGGCCGCTCAGCAGACTGCAGTTTCGGGCGCCGCCGATCTTGCTACGGCTGTGAACGCGCTGCTTGCAACTGGCGGTGCAGCAAACGCTGCTGGCTCGGTTGCGCAGTTCACGTATGGTTCGGATACTTATATCCTGCATTCGGGTTCTACTGATAACGCGACGTTCGCAGCGACCGATCATCTGGTGAAGGTTACTGGCCTTGCTGGAACGCTCGATGCTTCCGATATTACGCTGTTCGCGTAA
- the tnpC gene encoding IS66 family transposase, with the protein MTLAADTLPDDPSTLKAMLIAERLRAERLEQIIKELQRHRFGRRAETLPEDQLLLGLEDVEQGVADDEAAEEASAPKAKAERAVRRRANRGSLPAHLPRIETVVDIEDKVCPCCRHALHVIGEDVAERLDIVPAQFRVLVTRRPRYGCRACEGVVVQAPAPARLIEGGMPTEATVAQVLVSKFADHLPLYRQAQIYARQGVHLDRSTLADWVGRAAFLLRPVHERLLGHLKASSKLFADETTAPVLDPGLGRTKTGQLFAYARDDRPWQGADPPAVVFVYAPDRKAERPVEHLQGFTGTLQVDGYAGYRALADKGEVKLAFCWAHVRRKFYELAAAGPAPIASEALERIAALYRIETEIRGRSAEVRRLVRQDLTRPLLDALEALLREKLTLISQKTKLAEAIRYALSRWEGLSRFLDDGRVELDNNVVERSIRPLALTRKNALFAGSDAGARHWAVIASLVETCKLNGVDPQVYLADVITRIVQAHPNRGIDELMPWRFKSAETALAAVA; encoded by the coding sequence ATGACCCTAGCGGCCGACACGCTTCCCGACGATCCCAGCACGCTCAAGGCGATGCTGATCGCCGAGCGGCTGCGCGCCGAGCGGCTCGAGCAGATCATCAAGGAGTTGCAGCGTCACCGCTTCGGCCGCCGCGCCGAGACGCTGCCCGAGGACCAGCTCCTGCTCGGGCTGGAAGACGTCGAGCAGGGCGTGGCCGACGACGAAGCGGCCGAAGAAGCTTCCGCTCCGAAGGCGAAGGCCGAACGGGCCGTCCGCCGCCGGGCGAACCGGGGTTCGCTGCCCGCTCATCTGCCGCGGATCGAGACCGTCGTCGACATCGAGGACAAGGTCTGTCCCTGCTGCCGGCATGCGCTGCACGTGATCGGCGAAGATGTCGCCGAGCGTCTCGACATCGTCCCAGCCCAGTTCCGGGTGCTGGTGACGCGGCGCCCGCGCTACGGCTGCCGGGCCTGCGAGGGCGTCGTGGTCCAGGCTCCCGCGCCGGCACGGCTGATCGAGGGCGGTATGCCCACCGAAGCGACCGTTGCGCAGGTGCTCGTCTCCAAGTTCGCCGACCACCTGCCGCTCTACCGCCAGGCTCAGATCTACGCCCGGCAGGGTGTCCATCTCGATCGTTCGACGTTGGCCGACTGGGTCGGGCGTGCCGCCTTCCTGCTGCGGCCCGTCCACGAACGGCTGCTCGGTCATCTGAAGGCCTCTTCCAAGCTCTTCGCCGACGAGACCACGGCGCCGGTGCTCGATCCCGGCCTCGGCCGGACCAAAACCGGCCAACTCTTCGCCTATGCCCGCGACGATCGCCCCTGGCAGGGAGCCGATCCGCCTGCCGTTGTCTTCGTCTATGCCCCCGACCGCAAGGCCGAGCGTCCGGTCGAGCATCTGCAGGGCTTCACCGGCACGCTGCAGGTCGACGGTTATGCCGGCTATCGGGCGTTGGCCGACAAGGGCGAGGTGAAGCTCGCCTTCTGCTGGGCGCACGTGCGACGCAAGTTCTACGAACTCGCCGCTGCCGGTCCCGCACCGATCGCATCGGAGGCGCTGGAGCGCATCGCTGCGCTCTACCGGATCGAGACCGAGATCCGCGGACGATCCGCCGAGGTGCGTCGCCTCGTGCGCCAGGACCTCACCCGGCCGCTTCTCGACGCACTCGAAGCCCTGCTGCGCGAGAAGCTCACGCTGATCAGCCAGAAGACCAAGCTCGCTGAGGCCATCCGCTACGCGCTCTCACGCTGGGAAGGCCTGTCCCGCTTCCTCGACGACGGGCGCGTCGAGCTGGACAACAACGTTGTCGAGCGCTCGATCCGTCCGCTCGCCCTGACGCGAAAGAACGCCCTCTTTGCTGGATCCGACGCAGGCGCTCGACACTGGGCCGTCATCGCCTCACTCGTCGAGACCTGCAAACTCAACGGCGTCGATCCACAGGTCTACCTAGCCGATGTCATCACCCGCATCGTTCAGGCCCATCCCAACCGCGGCATCGACGAACTCATGCCGTGGCGGTTCAAATCCGCTGAGACTGCGCTCGCAGCCGTGGCCTGA
- the tnpB gene encoding IS66 family insertion sequence element accessory protein TnpB (TnpB, as the term is used for proteins encoded by IS66 family insertion elements, is considered an accessory protein, since TnpC, encoded by a neighboring gene, is a DDE family transposase.), giving the protein MIGPSGSVRVMVATKPVDFRKGAEGLAALVRDTMGADPFSGAVYVFRAKRADRIKLVFWDGTGVVLVAKRLEDGEFRWPKAQDAVLHLTAAQLSALLEGLDWRRVHAVRETRVPALPG; this is encoded by the coding sequence GTGATCGGCCCCTCGGGCTCGGTCCGGGTGATGGTGGCGACCAAGCCGGTGGACTTCCGCAAGGGCGCCGAAGGGCTGGCGGCCCTGGTGCGCGACACGATGGGCGCCGATCCCTTCTCGGGCGCGGTCTACGTGTTCCGCGCCAAGCGGGCCGATCGGATCAAGCTGGTGTTCTGGGACGGCACGGGCGTCGTCCTCGTCGCCAAACGCCTGGAGGACGGCGAGTTCCGCTGGCCGAAGGCGCAGGACGCCGTGCTGCATCTGACAGCGGCCCAGCTCTCGGCGCTCCTGGAAGGCCTCGACTGGCGCCGCGTCCATGCCGTGCGGGAGACCCGTGTGCCGGCTCTGCCAGGCTGA
- the tnpA gene encoding IS66-like element accessory protein TnpA, whose amino-acid sequence MSCADAGPEPVRRFEVFTGAGRRREWSDEVKAAIVAESYSGLESVSAVARRHGLGHSQLFTWRRQLRGPMNDADRASPLLPSPVIEQRFVPVVVAAASVETKGPARKRRPRSAGKAGPTIELEIDGVSVRIPNGTDPRTITAVIQALKGSS is encoded by the coding sequence ATGTCATGTGCCGATGCTGGCCCGGAGCCGGTTCGGCGGTTCGAGGTGTTCACGGGCGCGGGCCGTCGGCGCGAATGGAGCGATGAGGTGAAGGCTGCGATCGTTGCCGAGAGCTATTCGGGCCTGGAGAGCGTGAGCGCGGTGGCTCGCCGCCATGGGCTCGGCCATTCCCAGCTCTTCACCTGGCGCCGCCAGCTTCGCGGACCGATGAATGACGCCGATCGAGCTTCGCCGCTTTTGCCCTCACCGGTCATCGAGCAACGCTTCGTGCCGGTGGTGGTCGCGGCGGCGAGCGTGGAGACTAAGGGTCCGGCGCGCAAGCGACGTCCGCGCTCCGCCGGCAAGGCAGGCCCAACGATCGAACTGGAGATCGACGGCGTCTCGGTGCGGATCCCCAATGGCACCGACCCGCGCACGATCACGGCGGTGATACAGGCGTTGAAGGGCTCATCGTGA
- a CDS encoding IS5 family transposase (programmed frameshift), with amino-acid sequence MLSNEQWSDLEPLIEACRPHAKVPSPHLRRTVEAILWRQQNGAKWRALPAEFGPWWMAAQTFIRWARLGVWERLLVLVQERGVRLGMVFLDGTNIRAHQKAAGASPKGGSAKERDGREALGRSRGGYGTKACVMADGAGRAIAFRLAPGQAHELPHAVPLLDRLPDVPKWVVAGRGYTSHAFRRHIWDMGVRPAIPPLRHEAPVACPDWIYNNRNRVERLWARLKEWRAVATRYEKTATSFLGVLCLAATLHWVRR; translated from the exons ATGCTAAGCAACGAGCAATGGTCTGATCTGGAGCCGCTGATCGAAGCGTGCCGCCCGCATGCGAAGGTTCCGAGCCCGCACCTTCGCCGAACGGTGGAAGCGATCCTTTGGCGTCAGCAGAACGGAGCGAAGTGGCGTGCTCTGCCGGCCGAGTTCGGCCCGTGGTGGATGGCCGCGCAGACCTTTATCCGGTGGGCGCGGCTGGGGGTCTGGGAGAGGCTGCTTGTGCTGGTCCAGGAACGCGGCGTCAGGCTCGGCATGGTGTTCCTGGACGGCACCAATATCCGGGCTCACCAGAAGGCGGCAGGCGCCAGTC CGAAAGGGGGATCTGCAAAAGAGCGAGACGGCCGTGAAGCGCTTGGCCGATCTCGTGGTGGCTATGGCACCAAAGCCTGCGTGATGGCCGACGGCGCAGGGCGTGCCATCGCATTCCGCCTCGCACCTGGGCAGGCCCATGAACTGCCGCACGCCGTCCCGCTCCTCGATCGCCTACCGGACGTGCCGAAGTGGGTGGTGGCCGGCCGCGGCTATACCAGCCATGCGTTCCGCCGACACATCTGGGACATGGGTGTCCGGCCTGCCATTCCCCCACTTCGCCACGAGGCCCCCGTCGCCTGTCCGGACTGGATCTACAACAACCGCAATCGGGTCGAGCGTTTGTGGGCTCGGCTGAAGGAATGGCGCGCCGTGGCTACCCGCTACGAGAAGACCGCAACCAGTTTCCTCGGCGTCCTCTGCCTCGCCGCCACGCTCCATTGGGTCAGGCGCTAA
- a CDS encoding acyltransferase family protein: MDVKSSATALNSTAHKPKLEALTSLRGIAAVVVVLAHIQISFPLGLEYVVHWHNAAVDLFFVLSGFTLFYVYGLLDDGQLRYGRYLLARYARVYPLYLLSLALVGLLYVWPRVIEPTSYPLKVTFVDFLAQLLGINAWPLVGNGVHWNLPTWSISAELFCYILLFPLLFRLGRIRSDRAILVGTAVLAFLSFVAFVGFYDPRIMDTRLQEASGEAVYWVAVIRSACGFACGWLIYCAHRNKGWLSDKASQLFTPLCLLVVALIIAWPISGLPMHTIVLLFPLLILGAARPTGPAARLLDGSTLRFLGEISYSLYIFHMLLYILFVNTLGMANGWGFRIYALYLMTLLLVSSLSYFAFEQTLRRRINRLAFKRS; this comes from the coding sequence ATGGACGTCAAAAGCAGCGCTACGGCGCTCAACAGCACCGCACACAAGCCAAAGCTGGAAGCTCTGACGAGCTTGCGTGGGATCGCCGCAGTGGTTGTCGTCCTGGCTCATATCCAGATCTCTTTCCCTCTCGGCCTGGAATATGTCGTCCATTGGCACAACGCTGCCGTGGACCTGTTCTTCGTACTGAGCGGGTTCACGCTCTTTTACGTGTACGGTCTGCTTGACGACGGGCAGCTTCGATACGGACGATACCTTTTGGCGCGATACGCACGCGTCTACCCTCTCTACCTGCTATCGCTTGCCTTGGTCGGTCTGCTCTATGTGTGGCCACGCGTCATCGAACCCACCAGCTATCCCTTGAAGGTCACCTTTGTTGATTTTCTGGCGCAGCTGCTGGGCATCAACGCATGGCCTCTCGTTGGAAATGGCGTCCACTGGAACTTACCGACCTGGTCGATTTCCGCCGAGCTGTTTTGCTATATCCTGCTGTTCCCCCTCCTGTTCCGGCTTGGACGGATCCGCAGCGATCGGGCCATTCTCGTGGGAACGGCCGTTCTTGCCTTCCTGTCTTTCGTTGCGTTCGTCGGTTTTTACGACCCACGGATCATGGATACGCGCTTACAGGAGGCAAGTGGAGAGGCCGTCTATTGGGTCGCAGTGATCCGAAGCGCATGCGGGTTTGCTTGCGGATGGCTGATCTACTGCGCCCACCGCAACAAGGGTTGGCTCAGCGATAAAGCCTCGCAGCTTTTCACGCCCCTTTGCCTTTTGGTTGTTGCTTTGATCATCGCCTGGCCGATCAGCGGCCTGCCCATGCATACGATCGTGCTTCTGTTTCCGCTTCTGATCCTAGGTGCGGCGCGACCCACTGGACCTGCGGCCAGACTGCTGGACGGCTCCACCCTGCGGTTTCTGGGAGAGATCAGCTACTCTCTCTACATCTTCCACATGCTTCTCTACATCCTGTTCGTGAACACCCTCGGGATGGCGAATGGCTGGGGCTTTCGGATCTATGCTCTGTACCTCATGACCCTTCTGCTCGTTTCAAGCTTGAGCTATTTCGCGTTCGAGCAGACTCTCCGCAGGCGCATCAATAGGCTCGCATTCAAGCGGTCCTGA